A window from Aliamphritea hakodatensis encodes these proteins:
- a CDS encoding S-methyl thiohydantoin desulfurase domain-containing protein, which yields MEDVRYFSFQDLEDILRGAHFYASGGGGAYENGKQLLEQTVDILHQQGLSGLAYLEPGKNIPDDIRCPFVGALGAPAKYLSEGFEHAPLRALRLHEDALGQQLGDPDLRFAAVSAVETGTIAYGMNMLLAAQQGIPMIDADGCGRAVPVIPMLGLAQPVAAAPPLSPIALVSEQDELEGGAQLVINTRNTHNLSDMLHGIITYDDGFDQRSAFSCYAATGASLNSASPGFIVPGAMSRCLQFGRTLRAHKASEQAMVKAVADLTGGIHLGRLRLLGLDEETRDGFDYLQVELLDDRGNRYRVQVENESLLVLREDLYGQWQPVAMAPDLICYLCSNGDTITNAELAAAQAECAKQGKPLMLNLFVVPVPEELNTAHFRQLCMDELAAIGWPQSKIVSPFADYPETGNRASEDAVSGVIGQPVSPDLVSEQGALL from the coding sequence ATGGAAGACGTACGTTATTTTTCTTTTCAGGATCTGGAAGACATCCTTCGCGGCGCACACTTTTATGCCAGTGGTGGCGGGGGCGCTTATGAAAACGGTAAACAGCTGTTAGAACAGACCGTTGATATTCTTCATCAGCAGGGCCTGTCAGGCCTGGCATATCTGGAACCGGGTAAGAATATCCCGGATGACATTCGCTGTCCCTTTGTTGGCGCCCTGGGTGCACCTGCCAAGTACCTGAGCGAAGGCTTTGAACATGCGCCGTTGCGTGCGCTCAGGCTGCACGAAGACGCGCTGGGGCAGCAGCTGGGTGACCCCGATTTACGCTTCGCTGCCGTGAGTGCAGTGGAAACCGGCACAATCGCTTATGGCATGAACATGCTGCTGGCTGCCCAGCAGGGGATTCCTATGATTGATGCCGATGGCTGCGGGCGGGCGGTGCCGGTTATTCCGATGCTGGGGCTGGCACAGCCGGTTGCCGCTGCACCACCGCTTTCACCAATTGCGCTGGTATCCGAACAGGATGAGCTGGAAGGCGGGGCGCAACTGGTGATCAATACCCGTAATACCCACAATCTGAGTGACATGTTACATGGCATCATTACCTATGATGACGGTTTTGATCAGCGTTCTGCGTTCAGTTGTTATGCAGCCACAGGGGCGTCACTGAACAGCGCCAGCCCGGGCTTTATCGTGCCGGGGGCCATGAGCCGGTGTTTGCAGTTTGGACGCACGCTGCGCGCTCACAAAGCCAGCGAGCAGGCGATGGTTAAGGCAGTGGCGGATCTCACCGGCGGCATTCACCTTGGCCGTCTGCGCCTGTTAGGGCTCGATGAAGAAACCCGTGACGGTTTTGACTATTTACAGGTTGAACTGCTGGATGACAGGGGCAACCGCTACCGGGTGCAGGTGGAAAACGAAAGCTTGCTGGTATTACGTGAAGATCTGTACGGCCAGTGGCAGCCGGTTGCCATGGCACCGGACCTGATCTGCTATCTGTGCAGCAACGGTGACACCATTACCAATGCTGAACTGGCGGCGGCCCAGGCGGAGTGTGCAAAACAGGGTAAACCCCTGATGCTGAATCTGTTCGTGGTACCTGTACCGGAAGAACTGAACACAGCGCATTTCCGTCAGCTTTGTATGGATGAACTGGCGGCAATCGGCTGGCCACAGTCGAAGATTGTTTCGCCGTTTGCTGATTACCCTGAGACCGGGAACCGCGCCAGTGAAGACGCTGTGTCGGGGGTTATCGGTCAGCCAGTCAGCCCGGATCTGGTATCGGAACAGGGAGCGTTGCTATGA